The following coding sequences lie in one Persephonella sp. genomic window:
- the cbiM gene encoding cobalt transporter CbiM: MHIPDGYLSPATYISSYATAVPLFAYGIKKLKENLDDKTLPLISSLTALSFLVMMINIPIPGGTSGHAIGAAAISILTNPWIGFISLSLVLLIQAIIFGDGGITAWAVNSLSMGFVASFTAYFSYRFLSGFNRGFALFFSGWISAVVSSLVIAVFLGIQPMIAHTPDGKPLFFPFGLEITVPALVLSHMVYFGIVEGVYTFVVVRFIQKTKNQILGEINEV; the protein is encoded by the coding sequence ATGCATATACCTGACGGTTATCTTTCACCTGCCACCTACATTTCATCTTATGCTACCGCTGTTCCCCTTTTTGCTTACGGTATAAAAAAGCTTAAAGAAAACCTTGATGATAAAACACTTCCTCTTATATCCTCGCTTACAGCTCTGTCATTCCTTGTAATGATGATCAATATTCCTATTCCCGGTGGAACAAGCGGGCATGCTATAGGTGCAGCTGCGATATCTATTCTTACAAATCCATGGATCGGTTTTATATCTCTGTCTCTTGTCCTTTTAATTCAGGCTATTATTTTTGGTGATGGTGGTATAACAGCATGGGCTGTGAACTCTCTTTCTATGGGATTTGTTGCCTCATTCACAGCTTACTTTTCATACAGGTTTTTGTCAGGTTTTAACAGAGGGTTTGCCCTGTTTTTTTCAGGTTGGATATCTGCTGTTGTTTCATCACTTGTGATAGCTGTTTTTCTTGGCATTCAGCCTATGATAGCCCACACACCTGATGGAAAACCCCTTTTCTTTCCGTTTGGACTTGAGATAACTGTGCCTGCTCTTGTTTTATCCCACATGGTTTATTTTGGTATTGTTGAAGGTGTATACACTTTTGTTGTTGTA